The Meles meles chromosome 6, mMelMel3.1 paternal haplotype, whole genome shotgun sequence genome has a window encoding:
- the GPHB5 gene encoding glycoprotein hormone beta-5: MKLAYLFLGPMALFLLAGCSCVLSTSSGNLLTFVGCAVREFTFLAKKPGCRGLRITTDACWGRCETWEKPILEPPYIEAHHRVCTYNETRQVTVKLPNCAPGVDPFYTYPVAVRCDCGACSTATTECETI, translated from the exons ATGAAGCTGGCATACCTTTTCCTTGGCCCCATGGCCCTCTTCCTCCTCGCTGGCTGCAGCTGTGTCCTCAGCACCTCCAGTGGGAACCTGCTCACCTTTGTGGGCTGTGCCGTGAGGGAGTTCACTTTCCTGGCCAAAAAGCCGGGCTGCAGGGGCCTTCGGATCACTACGGATGCCTGCTGGGGCCGCTGTGAAACCTGGGAG AAGCCCATTCTGGAACCCCCCTACATTGAAGCCCATCATCGAGTCTGTACCTACAACGAGACCAGACAAGTGACGGTCAAGCTGCCCAATTGCGCCCCTGGAGTGGACCCCTTCTACACCTACCCCGTGGCTGTCCGCTGTGACTGTGGGGCCTGCTCCACGGCCACCACGGAGTGCGAGACCATCTGA